The window AGGCGGCACATGTTGAAAAACCACAAGTCAACCTGCTTCATGTATCGTTTGTTTTCATACAATAACGCCATGACGGACAGCCATGTTGGGCCAGCGGGACGGAAGTGGACGCCGTGCTGATGTCAGCGAAACACTTGGTTACAGCAAGTAGAATTCAAGCAACAAAGTAGCTTCTTATTCCGATAGCCCAGTAAAAGAAAAGTTACACAGCATAGTGACGGCCATTACCTCTTTAGTCGGGTCAACATGTACTGCGCAGTAACACTTGACAAACTTCATTACGCTAGCGAACGACATGTTCATTCCATGAATTCATCAAGTCCTGAATTGATCATCGCATTTCTAATGAGTGCTGACAGTGTTGATATGACCTTCTGCTTTATTTAAACAGAACGGATGAACAATGAGGCCGTATTATCTGTGCCTTCTTCTGTCTTAGACCACCTGGACCATCACCGTAGGACATCAAGTAGCTAACAATGAGTGTGGGTCATTCCAAAGTGAGGATGATTGACAAGCAAGAACTAGAATAAAGTACAACGTTAGATGCCTGTCTCACCATTCTTTGGACTAATTTATGATAAATGTACTCGTAATGTATGTCCTACTGCCTATTTGTCCCCTTTTCTGTGGTTGTCCTGTCCGTCTCCCTGCCTTGTTGTCTCACTAGACTCACCTGCGTTTCCATGTCCTCCTGTCTGCATTGATGTCTTGTTACAGTCTCACATAACTTCACTGGTCTTACAATCACCATTAATGAGTCTTTCCCCACTTTTCTGTCTTTCCGTGTCCCTCCTGTCTGTCTCTCTGCCTATACGTATGTCAATTTCTCTCTTCACAAATCTCTCTTTCCCAACCTCTCTTGTGTATCTCGTACTGGTCCTCCTGTCTGTCTTCTCATTCTGCCAGTCTGTTTCCCCCTTGGCCTTGTCTTTCTGTCAATCTTTTGCTGCAtcaggattgttttttttctgctgggCCCCATAACAAAcccagcacacgcacacacgcacgcacacacacacacacacacacacacacacacacacacacacacacacacacacacacacacactgcgccCCATCCCATAATAACCACACCTAGGCTCTCCAGAGCAGCTGCATTCAGGATACTGCAGTAGACTTCTACCCAACATGCATCACTCCATGGCGGTCCCCACCCTCCATCCAAGTTGCTCCCGTCATCCCGCAGTGAGGCAAACTTGAATCCATTCTTCTTACCTGCCGGTGCCTTCTCTTTACCCTCCATCTGCCTCTCGGTTCGGTTCGGTCCTGTGAGGTCCTCTCGGTCTCTTGTCCACTCGTCTTCTCTCCTTCCTGACTCAGCGGAGTCAACACGCGTCGCTAGTGGGTCGATGCCAACAAGAGCCCGTAGAAGCCACAGAAGACGAAACGCTATAAACTAAGCTCAACGCTGTTAGCTTTCAAAACAAATGATGCAGGCtaatcttcttcctcttttccCGCCTGCGGACGCCGAAGCTCTTGCGTTCACCTGCGCCGTGTCCGCGCGCGCTCCACACTCTGTGCGCGCTCTCCTCTCACTGTGCGCGCGCCCTGCTGCTGCAGCTCGTGCCAGGAGGGTGACGTCATCGCCGGAAGGGGTTTTTAAGGTGACACCGGGTTGATTACTAGATGGATACTTTCACTGTGAATGATGGCTGTCATAAAAACCTTTATATTGCCTTAAGTAACGCTTaaggaagttaaccactgcataatgtaactaaaataaagtaaaatgacaCGCCCTTTGAAGACACCTGACAGACTGGACAGCAGGGGTGTCTTTTTCCACcctacatttttctatttttgtaaaaaggatcaaacaaatatttaaaatttaagtcaatgttttgtattatttacagtaatattatAGGTAgcaaaattgcagctttttctctttacattgtaaTTGTCTCTTTACATCTCTGTCttccatttttgtttaattttattttccacaggccaataaaaaacgtgGCCCCCGGACTGCACTTTGCAGGCTCCTGGTGCACAGGAAGGTGTTTGCATAGCGATACTGTCACCAAATGGCCTTTTATATGTGTAGTGTGGTGTGTATGTAATTCATATTTGATTAATACAACAGTTTTTCTCATattgatactgtatgtgatgcTGTCGCATGTTGCAGTAAGTTatagttcctgttctatggtcatTATCACACTTCTGCTTTTTGCCATCACGATAACCAAAAGCCAAGGAAAAAGCAGAACACAGTTGTTAAGATAATCTttcagatcaggggtgtcccaagtgctgCCCACGCCACATACGAAAGATACAATTGAGTAATAACCtacaaactacaaaaaaacagcaaaaattgaaaaaagttgtttcaatgttaataatgttaattGAACTTATGAAATAAATTTCAATAATTTcatttaatatactgtaagatAATTTGacatttgaggcatatttttggcTCCATAATTACAGCATCTGACTTGAGTTTACAGTAAACCTGTGTAGAGGTGTGTGTaatatgcatgctaggctaCCAGTTGGCCATCACTTTGAAACAAACATGCAGTGTTTGTGTTCTTTGGAATAGCCTTCATCGGCATAGATGCGAGTTTAAAATGTGACGTGTGTGTCAGCAGGAGGACAAAAGGCAAAGAGGAGGCACGGCTTGTTAAAAGATTTTATAGTGACTCTACTGTACAGTGAAGAAGAAGGCTGGAGCTATGGTGGACGTTGCATAAAGAAATCCATCCTTTGAGAAGAGAGCAGAGCAGCAAAGTAGTGAGAAGATACAAAATAAATCACAGTTCAAAGGTTGTGTACATGagaaggtcaaaggtcacaacACATGGTTTACATTTCCACCaagcaggagtgtgtgtgtgagtggcacTTCTATTTTGTTTTAGTGGTGTGGAGAACCTTACTGTGTGAGAGTGTGTTTTCACTAATTGCACTTGAGGATGAGAAAATGGATATCACATGACCAATTATATTTTCTTAGCTCTTTTTTGGcattattaaaggaaatatttagGATTTTTcgcgacaaaaaacaaaaataaaaacaatagtgCAACCAACCCACCTGTATCCCCTGGGAAAATCCCATATTTTGCCATTCTTTCCCATTACACTCCCGTTTAAATAGTTTCCTgcaatttcattaaaaaaaacaaacattggtGACCGTATCCGCGCTTGAACCACAGCAGACAAATTTTCTGCGCCGGGGGAAGCAATTTCCCTTCTTTTCAAAAGCAAACGTTGACAAGTATGTGCTCAACATAACCAGCTCGGGAAGGACTACAGGTCCCATGATGCTTTGATACGAGACAACTCCAATACCTGTGGCTTACTTCACATTACAACAAATCATTTCTTGATCATACACTGAAATTTCACTCAAAAGGCCAATATCCCTAACTTTCTGTGGTTAATCAATCCCAGAGGAGCATCAGCAAGCGGGTCAGACGGCAGCTGAGAGGTTGTCAGAGCTGGTTACGttaacaaatacaaaataaaccaaaggagaataaaatgtgtgtgaacttaaaaaaaacaatacaaaactgCAAGTGACTTTACAAAGTCTTCAATATACAGCAGATATGTCATCTTTCTAAAAGTCAAAAACTAAAAGTGATTGACGACTGCGGGCCGTGACCACAtccaagaaaaaaagacgaCACCGATGGGAGAAAGCGACACAAGCCGGTGGAGAGATTAGTGCACGTCTTCTCAAGGAACATTCCGTGACATCTGACCTGACTGTGTCGCGATGCAGCAGATTAACCTGAGTGCTGACACGTGGAGGACAGCAACAAGTACGCAGCGTCTCGCCGCCGACATTTGCGGTCTTACAATCAAGTTTGCATAAAGGCGAATCCCGAGGCGCCGCGTGGGAGCTATGTCGTCTTAGGAGTGTACGGAAAGCAGACGTGACAACCAGTGAAAAATggtgtaatatgcatgccaggccactagttggagCTGAAAAACTATCACAAGTGTTTGCCTTCTTTAAATAGCCTTCATGAGAGTAAATGTGAgtttaaaatacagtcaaacctcggttttcgtcaaaaATTTCACCAAagctttttgtacagtatttcacgTAACAAATCAGTCCATGTGTCCTGTACTGTACCATTCTGCAAAATCCAGCACCAAAACAAAGCGCCTTacatgttgctgactcactgtctgtgtatttttattgtgactgctaaataacctgccatggggccaaagaaagttgcgcgTGCCAGCAATTTCATAATGAATTCCacctcgccaggatgtacaagAAGTCCGTATCAATATATGCCCCATCCATTCATCGTTTAGAATTATTCTGCTTTGTTTCCCacttgtaaaactatgattacctataaaatatatttgttaatatttgtgggtgtctggaaagaattcattggatttaaatgatttcCAATGGGGAAAAACTGACCTTTCTgaacaaattaacaaaaaccgaggtgccactgCATGATGTTTGTGAAGTAAACACTCAACACTTAAAACACGTGTACCAGTACATCACTGTTTACATTGAAACTCTATCAGAtagtgttctgtttttaaatatttgtgtttcCAGGCTCCAAAACACTGTGACTGTCATGTAAACTTACAAACAACGCTGTTACAATCACCATCAGTGTTGTGTACTTAGGAATGTTGGTGTTTCGGGAGCATTGTTGGTACAAGAAAACTTTTCTGGAGTGTCGCTGCGTACCGGCTGCTGCTCCTCAGGCTACtacaaactcacacacacacacacacacacacacacgtataaaGCACAGTAGATGTCACAATCAGGACTGGGTGGTCGTACACAATCCAGAGGAGCGTGGTGCTTTTTTACATTCTGTGCAAAAATTTGACGAGAAGTCGCGTCGGTCAGCTTCCTGTGTACCCTTCGCTTCATTTGGAAGTTACTAACATGTTTGTAAGACCATAGTACCATACAAGGGACAGTCCGCCTCTAACAGGAAGCTTCTTACAATCGTACAGGGCGACAATCTGGCTGCTGTGACAATCTGGataaaagtgtttaaaaaaacaaaaaaaaacttgctaCATACGGAGGACCAATCACGTCAACTTAAAAGTGTTGCATCTGatactacattcacacacacacacgcacgcacgcactgtTGTTCAACAgaatcattcacattcatttGTTTCATAATAATGACACAATTGTGATAATGCCTAATGATGTGtctcacagtaaaaaaaacatttacagtgtTATTTTTCTACGAGTGTCTCAATTGGCGCGCATCCCGTACTTACGCTTAGTCTATTGAGTACATATGTGCATTCACACTGAGACCTACTTTATACCTCAAACAACACCCAAGTCAcgcaagctgtacacagaccaCATGATGgacatgtaaaatacagtaatcaggatattaaataaaagaatggaattaaatagtaatttaaaaaaatgtgttcactGTCGATTTCATAGGAGCGGATCCTTCCACTTGTTCAAGGACACCATCTTTGTCTTTGATGATGGTGTCGGTGGTTGAGCATACAGCAAGTATTAATCAAAGTTTCTCCCAATCCTGAGAATTTTTGTCATTGTCTGGTTTCACTTCCACAGtggtggctttccttttcttcggCGCACTGCCATCAGGAGAGTCtgacatgacatcatgaagtgCGGGAAGCTGGCAAGGGACAGTGGCGGAAACGCTGTCCCACCTCAGTGTAGCTCTCAAGCTAGTCCCGTATTTGCAAACCTAAGCGTTTAGGTCAAAATTAGTTTTTAAATAACTAATGGGAGTGCGTCGTAACCGCGAAATGTTACACGAAACAttgcaaaccaaacaaaaaacacctggCATGGATTTGCAACAGCACGGCAGTCGAAATTCACACCCAcaaggaactaagtacacagtgtacataaTACAGGCGGTCCTTGTGCTACATTTCATGGGTAcgacacattttcaaaaattatgaatacaaaaaacacaaaaaaaacgcaatGACATACGTGTGGCAGAAGAATACATAGTCGCACGccgctacactgaggaaggataatgccacttttgttctttttacataactttttttccccttaattgTCTCCCTTCATGTTTTCATGTctgtgaggcagactcttctcatgggtcaaagaaaaggaaagtgaaaaacaAAGCGAAATTAGATGTCGTAAAATGCTTAGAAAGCAGAGAAACACTGATCAACACTAGCTGCTTGTCCAAGCAGCTCAAACGCggcgaccatcatgaaggataaagatggtactTTTGAACGTGTGCTCCTgcgaaatggacagtgataactaaacagtgtagtggtctcattattgagacttcttTCCATGTTTTCCATTTAATtctcatatttaatattttaagtactgcattttatatgtccttcacgTGTTCTGTATACAGCGTAAGAGACTTAGATGTCTATTTAGAGAGAGAAAACATAGAGCGAGGACCTCATGTATAAATGTTCTgatggaagtattccattttaTCCTCTGATCTTTTTGAAGTTAGAAAATTGTAATTAAAATTTCAACTGAAAATTAAAAGTACATTCTTTGAACTGTTTTTAGTTGAGCTTTGTGAAGTACTATGTGACATTTGTTCACATGGTGTCTCGAGTATTAACGCTCTAGGTGAGTGACGTAGTCTTGATGAGTGAACCACTAACAAGATCAGCAGATCCTCTAAATTTGTGAGTCAAGTTTCTCTCTCTTATTTTACTCCCAGCATTCTTGATTGTTGCGATATCTGGATTGCGTGTCTTGGTGTCTTTATGGATGTTTGTGTCAAGGCCTCCAGCAGGTAAAACACAGTGAAGGGAGGAGGGGGAAAGtagaaaaataacaacactaaaaaaatgaaacatcaTGGCAAACATGACTTGACGATCACCTGACTTGAACTGTGGCAGAGGAAcataacaaaaatgtacaaaattagGTTTGAGTGGAGGTGGGTCACGAGTCCTTGGGGGGGTGGGTGGGAAAGAGGTCCGCTTCAGAAAAACTTGTCGTCGATGCGAAAGTGCGGCCGCGTGACATCGTCCGGGTTGATGAAGACTGAGATGGACTTCCCGGGATTCTCTGTGACCAGTTGTTGGAGCTTCTTGGCCAGGCGGTCATCCGGCTGGTTCTCGCCGCCGGCGTCGGACTGCGGCGACGGCAGGTTGTTGGTGCTGCCCCGCCACTGCAGCTCCACCGTCAGCCGGTTGGCGGCCTTGGCGTGCTCAATGGTGGTGCGCAGGTGCTCAGCCGGGTCGGAGCGCACGGAGGAGAGCTTGCGAGCATGCAGCATGGCTGTCTCGTCCGACAGGTGCTCCAGCATGTTGCACTGCGGGATGAAGTAGTTGGGACACGTCTTGTTGACCAGGCAGTGCTGCAGGTCGTCGATCAGGCCCAGAAGGAAGTGGGCGGAGAAGTCGTCCAGCGCCAGGTAGTTGGCAGGGAGGCGGTCGCAGGCCCACAGCATGATGCTGCGCAGGTGGTATGGGCTGATGGCTTTGGGCCGGGACAGCAGCTTGATGATGATGGCTTTGCACGCCTGGTAGGCTTGCATCAGACTGGACGAGATGCACTTCTTCAGCTGCACCTCGCTGCGGGCAAACGACAGGCGCCACTCGTTCTCTTTGCGGCCTTTATGGGAGcacgtgggcaccaggtagaaGCCACTGATCACCTCCTCCTCGGTAATCTTGCCATCCCAGAAGTGGTTCTCCATCAGCCAGCTCTGAGCAACGGCCGGCCACCCTTTAAACGACACCACAGGGACGATGTCGTACAGCATGCGGCTGCTTCCCACGCCCAAGATGACAGAGATGACCGTCCCGTTCCTCTCCACCTTCTCGACCCTGGGAATGCCCCTCTGAGGCTTCTTCTGCACCTCCAGCAGCACCAGCGAGATGGACTGGTAGAACCAGTCGGCCACCAGGGTGGGCGAGAAGAAGTAGTTGGTGGTCCCGTTGATGTGGTCCACAATGGTGCAGCAATCCTTCCACTTGTTGATGGTTCCCTCGTCAAAGAGGCGCAGGCTGAGCCACGAGTGGCCCAGAGCCGAGTGCCGCATGTCCAAGGTCACTGGCTGGTTGCGGTCGTGCAGTTTCAGCGCCGGCACCAGCAGCGTGAAATCCATGTCGTAGTCTGTGCCGCGGGCGTAGACGCTGAGCTCGTCCAAATCCATGTCTACCACGCCCTCCCGGACGCCCCCCGACAGCAGCAGGTACTCGTTGGCCACCGGGAGCTTCTGGTCCAACTTCTGGACCATTCCTGAAGGACACAGCGGAGGGGAAAATGATTGACATAACTTAGACCTTAGACATAACTGGGCCTTCGAATTCCAAACATCGTGGTGCTGTTATGAAGTGGCAAGCAGACAACAAGGAAACATGAACAATTTGCAGTGGAAACTACAGTAACTTTAATTCAAATGGTCACTGTGCGTTTCATCCCTTTTGGCCCTGTcgacttttatttttatgtggatggatggttgtttgACCCCCTTCGTGTAAAGCTGAGCAGTGGATCAGTGCAACAGCACAAGCAGCAAATAGAAACAAAGGAGGCTGGGGACAGACAGTCAGctaaattattcattattaatcaTGAATGCAGTGCTGTCACTCTTCTAGTCACCATCATAGCACGTATGCTGTGGTCAATATCACATTTGCAGGCCCTCTGTTTGCACTAAATGAGGTTGGAAAAGAGCAGGTGGAGTATTCTTTCTGCAgaacgtgtacgtgtgtgcgctTCTCACCCAGCATGGAGAAGATGAAGTCCTTCGCCGTGTGGATCTCCAAGGCCCGTTGGTCGTCGTACTCCCGCTGGTCGTGCTTGCTGAACTCCTGGATGAGCCGGTTCAGGTCCTCCATGCGGGCCGCCGACCTGAAGTCGAGCTCGGGCCCGACGCCCCCGCCACCGTGAGGCAGCCTGCCGGCGGCCATGGTGGGGCTGTTCCCAAGGCTGCCCGCCGAGCTGGCCCGGCTGGAGAGAGCAGGGGCGGCCATCTTTCCTCCGCGGTCACAGTGGCGCCTTCAGCGGCGTTTCGTGCTGCTCCTGGCCGTGATGGTGGGTCTAATTCAGTATTAACGAACCGAACCGACACCAGCGGACTGCATCCAGTTCACGCCATCTAACAAAATCGCCGGAAAGAGGCACCGCATTTCCGCTGATcacgccttcaaaataaaacgacAAAACTTTATTCTACAGTGATTgtctagcttttttttttactttgaagacAGTAGAAGGAAGTTACGTCTGTGTAGTTAAATCTACCGTCACATTGacgtgttgttttgttatttcggGTGTAATGCTCTTTTCTTCCTCTAAGCGTCGTTGTTGTACAGCCCGTCCA is drawn from Dunckerocampus dactyliophorus isolate RoL2022-P2 chromosome 12, RoL_Ddac_1.1, whole genome shotgun sequence and contains these coding sequences:
- the LOC129190830 gene encoding nucleotidyltransferase MB21D2 — translated: MAAPALSSRASSAGSLGNSPTMAAGRLPHGGGGVGPELDFRSAARMEDLNRLIQEFSKHDQREYDDQRALEIHTAKDFIFSMLGMVQKLDQKLPVANEYLLLSGGVREGVVDMDLDELSVYARGTDYDMDFTLLVPALKLHDRNQPVTLDMRHSALGHSWLSLRLFDEGTINKWKDCCTIVDHINGTTNYFFSPTLVADWFYQSISLVLLEVQKKPQRGIPRVEKVERNGTVISVILGVGSSRMLYDIVPVVSFKGWPAVAQSWLMENHFWDGKITEEEVISGFYLVPTCSHKGRKENEWRLSFARSEVQLKKCISSSLMQAYQACKAIIIKLLSRPKAISPYHLRSIMLWACDRLPANYLALDDFSAHFLLGLIDDLQHCLVNKTCPNYFIPQCNMLEHLSDETAMLHARKLSSVRSDPAEHLRTTIEHAKAANRLTVELQWRGSTNNLPSPQSDAGGENQPDDRLAKKLQQLVTENPGKSISVFINPDDVTRPHFRIDDKFF